The following are encoded in a window of Hippoglossus stenolepis isolate QCI-W04-F060 chromosome 10, HSTE1.2, whole genome shotgun sequence genomic DNA:
- the znf839 gene encoding uncharacterized protein znf839, which translates to MADKEDESGPIRTIRAAEPPGTAAHPPAAQVRQPGELNGLSAGSSQTVSGVESGPSGQSLPSGSGAQLEDFLQRCPEEQSILVGTELTGQGPDLVNTTIIYVQPDGSLVEGSGLTAEEQQFLLEQLTRQQLVQVPDTEAAQLLQQSQLLRTTPVHNATLDPSQLQQVINQVTKSKQQVQVLQQVPQENLKTQNNASQQLKSVAQQVAMHTSGSVQVVQKKSEPVTIQIKVPPKQEVKYGSTLQQKTVCVNHPQVKLSANGSVSSAQIIHIQPVVGQEGQQFFLQQSPGDPPIQLLLQSPAPVVGSLLPLVHKLTGHTTSTATASGPSQKPAAPPTSVRTLATSIVKTPPNSSNVSIPPIKPTNGTTTAARKSPVKQPAVLMTITPALSATVTKPPPPPMIPAVKDREKDKLKKRLKKREKKVAKVQTRSGRVSRPPKYKAKDYKFIKTEDLADSHQSDSDDYSEMSMEEEEEEGEGVRKDGPTPGASTSLTYSHKSRSHHCQTCDKAYIGPGGLNRHYKLNPTHGDPDPPGDQPSNTPHPVREVSHSQETTVTEEETEDTPAATATNRVEGGPAAAVGLRGLHHRGPGRPRGRGRGRGRGRGRGRSLAPPPKVTVGLVSRRGRRGRPPKLSVTMVTSEQQAERRRDRLQELVAQCEDEELMDIVLPRLTKVLSLWELLLAKVERGGPARTRFPDIYREYESLQVHVKQAAQDYIISPQGGATPLEVRNIEVARSLGILDEVNKMRVVPGASPCPSLTSKNVRYIENSKMLPPSKRFKMENSVPVHQNGIEMHKTGGKTVTPVTPVTSSQDSSLVSVSPLVIPDGTKLSTTSADFSASGSTSAKTPATKAPPPDTPMEVTPGDQGEGPLQTHIQLESLPAGQDQALSTSDIAAQMKELEEALGSSPETETKPLKSDSVQTPGSTLIQTTGSATIQTLESSTVQTQASSQLQQGDLFQSSTTEEFEAKELKEGQEIYIETEGLTVQLAEPGSDRIVIVNGPDGTTMHIQTQEGVPLEAVQALLGIEASDGTKP; encoded by the exons ATGGCGGACAAGGAGGATGAGAGCGGACCGATCAGAACAATAAGAGCCGCAGAACCGCCCGGGACCGCGGCTCACCCCCCCGCCGCTCAGGTCAGACAGCCCGGGGAACTCAACGGTCTTTCCGCGGGCAGTTCACAGACCGTGTCCGGTGTTGAGAGCGGCCCGTCCGGGCAGAGTTTGCCGTCAGGGTCCGGAGCTCAGCTGGAGGACTTCTTACAGAGATGCCCGGAGGAACAGAGCATCCTGGTGGGCACAGAGCTCACGGGCCAGGGTCCGGACCTGGTCAACACCACGATCATCTACGTGCAGCCGGACGGCAGCCTGGTGGAGGGCTCCGGGCTGACGGCCGAGGAGCAGCAGTTTCTGCTGGAGCAACTCACCAGGCAACAGCTCGTCCAGGTCCCCGACACCGAGGCTGCACAGCTGCTCCAGCAGAGCCAGCTGCTCAGAACCACCCCGGTCCACAATGCGACCCTGGATCCGagtcagctgcagcaggtcaTCAACCAGGTCACCAAGTCCAAGCAGCAGGTCCAGGTTCTCCAGCAGGTTCCTCAGGAGAACCTCAAGACCCAGAACAATGCCTCCCAGCAGCTGAAGAGCGTCGCCCAGCAGGTGGCCATGCACACCAGTGGCTCAGTCCAGGTGGTCCAGAAGAAG TCGGAGCCCGTCACTATTCAGATCAAGGTTCCtcccaaacaggaagtgaagtacGGCTCCACCCTGCAGCAGAAAACTGTATGTGTCAATCATCCCCAGGTGAAGCTGTCAGCCAATGGCAGCGTGAGCAGTGCTCAGATCATCCACATCCAGCCTGTGGTTGGTCAGGAGGGTCAGCagttcttcctgcagcagaGTCCAGGGGACCCGCCcatccagctgctgctacagagcccTGCCCCTGTTGTTGGATCTCTTCTCCCATTGGTCCACAAGCTGACGGGCCATACCACATCAACAGCCACTGCCTCTGGTCCGAGTCAGAAACCTgcagccccccccacctctgtTAGGACATTGGCCACCTCCATTGTTAAGACCCCGCCCAATTCTAGTAATGTCAGCATCCCGCCAATCAAACCCACGAACGGAACGACGACCGCCGCCAGGAAGAGTCCCGTCAAACAACCTGCTGTTCTGATGACCATCACACCCGCCCTATCTGCCACCGTGACCAAACCTCCACCGCCCCCTATGATCCCAGCAGTGaaggacagagaaaaagacaaactgaagaaGAGGTtaaagaagagggagaagaaggtgGCGAAGGTCCAGACTAGATCTGGTCGGGTCTCCAGACCACCGAAGTACAAAGCCAAAGATTACAAGTTCATAAAGACAGAGGACCTTGCTGACAGCCACCAGTCCGACTCTGACGACTACTCTGAAAtgagcatggaggaggaggaggaggagggggagggcgTGAGGAAGGATGGCCCCACCCCTGGTGCCTCCACCTCCCTCACCTACAGCCACAAGTCCAGGTCCCACCACTGCCAGACCTGCGATAAGGCCTACATTGGTCCTGGAGGCCTGAACCGGCACTATAAACTAAACCCGACCCACGGAGACCCTGATCCCCCTGGCGACCAGCCTAGCAACACACCACACCCAGTCAGAGAGGTCAGCCATTCACAGGAGACGAcagtcacagaggaggagacggaggacaCACCTGCTGCCACGGCAACAAACAGA gTGGAGGGgggtccagcagcagctgtagGACTCAGGGGCCTCCATCACCGAGGCCCCGGCCGACCCCGGGGCCGAGGGAGGGGCCGAGGgaggggcagagggaggggCCGATCACTGGCACCGCCTCCTAAA GTGACAGTGGGCCTTGTCAGTAGGCGTGGTCGACGTGGACGACCTCCAAAGCTTAGTGTTACCATGGTTACGTCAGAGCAGCAGGCGGAGAGGAGACGAGACCGACTGCAAGAG CTGGTGGCGCAGTGTGAGGACGAGGAGCTGATGGACATCGTTCTTCCTCGTTTAACCAAAGTATTGAGTCTGTGGGAGCTGCTGTTGGCAAAG GTGGAGCGTGGTGGTCCTGCTCGGACTCGGTTTCCAGACATTTACCGTGAGTACGAGTCTCTGCAGGTTCATGTGAAACAGGCCGCTCAGGATTATATCATCAGTCCACAAGGAGGAGCCACGCCACTTGAGGTCAGGAACATTGAG GTTGCCAGGTCTCTCGGGATCCTGGATGAGGTGAACAAGATGAGGGTGGTTCCTGGGGCATCTCCCTGTCCCAGTCTGACCAGTAAGAATGTTCGATACATCGAG AATTCTAAGATGCTACCGCCGTCGAAGAGATTCAAGATGGAAAACAGCGTTCCAGTTCACCAGAACGGAATAGAGATGCACAAAACAG GTGGGAAAACAGTGACCCCTGTGACCCCCGTCACCTCCTCTCAGGACTCCAGCTtggtctctgtgtctcctctggtGATTCCAGATGGAACCAAACTGTCGACCACCAGTGCTGACTTCAG CGCTTCTGGCTCCACCTCTGCTAAGACGCCCGCAACCaaggctccaccccctgacaCACCTATGGAGGTGACTCCAGGAGACCAGGGGGAGGGGCCTCTGCAGACTCACATCCAGTTGGAGTCTCTGCCAGCGGGCCAGGACCAGGCCCTGAGTACATCTGACATCGCAGCCCAgatgaaggagctggaggaagctCTGGGCTCAAGTCCCGAAACTGAGACAAAACCTTTGAAGTCCGACTCTGTCCAGACACCTGGGTCTACCTTGATTCAGACAACCGGGTCCGCAACAATCCAGACTCTTGAGTCCAGCACAGTCCAGACACAGGCCTCCTCTCAGCTACAGCAGGGGGACTTGTTTCAGTCCAGCACCACAGAGGAATTTGAAGCCAAAGAACTGAAAGAGGGACAGGAGATCTACATTGAGACAGAGGGGCTAACAGTCCAACTGGCAGAACCCGGATCAGACCGGATCGTCATTGTCAATGGGCCAGATGGGACCACTATGCATATCCAGACTCAAGAAGGGGTCCCCCTGGAGGCGGTCCAGGCCCTGCTGGGAATCGAGGCATCAGATGGAACTAAACCCTGA